GCGACCGCCGCGCACGTAGAGCACGACGTCGAGCGCCACGAAGGCCAGGGCGACGACGACGACCGCGACCTCGACGGGGACGGGGACGAGCGCCGCGCCGGCCGTGGCGGACGAGGCGCCCGTGGCCACGCCGACGACGAGGACACCGAGCAGGAGGAGGGGCACTCCCCAGTCGATGGCGACCGCGCTGCGACGCCTCGACGGGGTCGCCGTCTGCACGCCCGCGAGCAGACCCGAGTAGGTGCCGATGGCGCTGCCGGTGGCCGCCGAGACGATCCGTACGCCGCACCAGAAGCACCACGTCGCGCCCGAGCCGAGCGGCTGACCACAGCGCCCGCAGCTTCGCGCGCCCACCAGTGCGCCCACGCTTCCGCCTCTCGCCTGCGGGGTTCCGGACCAGGTCGTCGTGGCCGACGAAGAGCGACCGTCCGCGTCCCCGGAGCGCACGATCGGCCCCAGGCTAGCCGACCCCGTGTCCCCCGGTGAGACACCCGTTCCGGGGTCGACACCCCCCTGTCCCCCGCCCCGGTCCCCCGACATGTACCCCGCGAACGGGTGGCGATCGAAACGGAATCGTGATTTCCTCATGAGTCGACCCGTGACGGGTCGCCATCAGATCGAAGCAAGGGGAGAACGACATGATGAAGTTCGCCATGGGGAGCGAGACCCTCACGCAACTGAGCCAGAAGACGAGCGGGGCCGGCGACGACCTCGGTGCGCTCGTCCGCCAGCTCGCCGACGCGGCCGCGCCGCTCGAAGGCCGCTTCAACGGAGCCGGCCGCGCCGCCTTCGACCGGTTCAAGGGCGAGGTCGACGGCATCTCCGTCGAGCTCAACGCCGCCCTGTCGTCGGTGCTGACCGGCATCACGGGCCAGAACCGTGCCTTCGTCGAGGGTGAGCAGCAGATCGCCGACGAGACCACCTCGGCCCAGTCCGGTGCCGGATTCGAGAGCGCCCGCTTCGGCGGATCGCGCGCATAAGGGGGAACGACCATGGCCAACGCAACCGACCGCCGCGACTTCGACCTCGGAGCCTCGGGCAATGCCCAGGACAACTTCAACGCCGTCGCGAGCCGCCTCGAGGCGCTCATCACGCAGCGCGACTCCGACGTCAAGACCGCCATGGCGGACTACCAGGCCGACGGCTCCAGCGAGGAGTACGCGGGCAAGGAGCAGCGCTGGAACCGCGTCGCCACCGAGGTGCGCACGATCATCAACACCCTCCGCCAGTCGCTCGCGTCGAACGACGAGTCGGCCCAGACCGCCATGCAGCGGGCCAAGGCCGCCGTCGACGGCATCTAGGCCACGCCCGTGAGCGACTCACGGGCGACGACCCTGCCCCACCCGCTCGCCGACGCGAGCGGGCCGGGGTGGATCGCGACGGTCAGCACCGCCCCCGTCGTCGGCCTGACCTCGGGGCGGCAGGCCCTGCTCACCGACGCGACCCGCGCCGGTGTCCGCGTCGTCGTCGTCACCCACGACGACGCCCGGCTGAGCTGGGCGTTGTACCAGGCCCTGCGCCTCGTCGCCGGGGCCTGGCTGGTGCGCGACGCCGACGGCCACCTCCGCCACGCGATCGGCGGTGCCCGGGTGGGGTCGTACGACGAGGCCCTGCTCGATCCCCTCACCGACCCGGTCGACCGGGCGGCCGGCGTCACGGCGCCCGCCGACCAGCTCGCGCTGCTGCCGCAGCCGGCCGTCGAGACCACGCGCCCCTGGCTGCAGTTCTCCGTGGCCGTGCACCACACGGCCAGGGCCGAGGCCCTGACCGGCTCGACGACGGAGGCGCTGGTCACCGCGGTCGCGGGCGTCGCGCCCACCGTGTGGGGCACCTCCGAACCCCCCGCCACCGTCTGGGACCGAGGTCGCATCACGGCCCTGGCCCGGGCGCGCATGCCGCGGGACTCCCGGGTGCACGTCGCGGGCTCCGCACCCGACGGCACGGTCTGGACCGGCACGATCCGCATCGCGCGCAGCGAGACCGGCCTGACCGAAGAGACGCGGCTGCTGTTCGCGCTGCCCGAGGCGACCGGCGTCGACGACGCGACCCGCGCCTCCTCGGCTCTGCGCAGCCTGTCCGAGCGGCAGCAGGTGCTGCTGGCGACGGCGTGGAGCCTGCGCGGCGCCGCCGACGCGACCATCACGCCCTACCGCCCCACCACGCCGCAGCCCCTCGCCGCGGTGGTCGGCGCGCGGGCCGTGCGCCGCCTGGGCCTCGACGCGGCCTCGTTCGCCGTCGAACACGGCGGGACCACGACCGGCAACGCCCGCACCCCCTCGCTCGTGGTGCCGTTCGGCGCCGACGCGACCCGGTGGCAGCGCTTCGCGGCGGCCCTCGACGCGATCGGCCCGGGGGTCGTCGCGGACGCCCTCGTCCCTCCGGCGGTGCGCCGTGCCCCGTGAGTTCGTGATCCTCTCGGCCGAGCCCGTGACGGCCGTCGAGGTCGTCACCGCGGCCGCGGCCGTCGACGGCGGCCTCGGTGCCGGGCGCCTCTGGCAGGGCGGCGGCATCCAGATCGCGTCCGGCGAGGGCCTGGTCCTGGCCGTGCTGCGCAGCACACAGCTCGAGGACCCCCGGGAGGCGCGGCGCGGCCTCGGCCTGCCGGTGACCGACCCGGCGTCCCAGGACCACCCCGCGGGCCGACCGAACGACCACCCCGCCACCGACCGCTGGTGGACGGAGGCCTACGGCCCCTTCGACGGGCCTCTCACCCAGGCGCTGGCCCGGCGCCTGGCCGACGACGTGCAGGGCACCCTCGTGACGACAGGAGACGACCGATGAGCTCGTGGAGCATCCAGACCGACGGCGTGGTGAGCGTCCTGACCAAGGTGCAGGGCTCGGCCGAGACGTTCGCGGCGACCTTCACCGGCGTCGAGACAGCCCAGACCGAGCTGAACGCCGGCGTGGGCAGCGACATCCTCGTGTCGTCGGCCGTGGCCGTCGTCGACCTGATCTCGTCCGAGACGAACCGCGTGCAGGGCATCAACGCGCGCATCCTCGCCTGCGCGACCGGGGCGGGTGACGCGACGCTGGCCTACGTGAACGGCGACGAGGAGATGGCCGCGCAGACGCAGGCCGCCGCCGTGCAGGCCGCCGAGTCGGGCGACCTCAGCTTCTTCGAGGGGGGTCGCTGATGGCCACGAAGGGGTCGCTGATCGCACCGTCCGAGTTCTACGGTCTCGACATCGTGCCCGAGTCGATCGCGTCGGCGGCGGAGGGCTACAAGACCACGTCGACCGCGGTCACGACGAACGCCGAGGCCGTGATGACCGACTGGTCGGGGCTGTCCGCGTCGTACACCGCACCCGAGGGGCCGCAGTTGTTCGCCTCGATGGACCCGGTGCGCACCGACGCCGAGGCCGTCGCCGGCAAGCTCTCCACGGTGGCCGACCTCCTCGAGACGCTCGCCGAGTCGGTCACGGCACCGGTCGCGCGCATCAAAGAGCTCGTGACCGAGGCGAACGCCTTCCGCGCGTCGGTGGCCGGCGGCGTGACCCTCGACTTCTACGACCCCGACAACCCGCTCTTCCAGGCCAGCCAGATGAGCGGCGGCGGGGTGCCGATCGTGCCCGAGGGCCAGGGCGAGACGACCATCCCGTGGAACGAGCACACACCGTCGGTCGAGCGCAACAACGAGCTGCAGTCGCAGTACAACGCCGAGATCGCGAAGATCGACGCGGCCCGGGTCGAGTTCGAGAACGGCGTCAACGCCCTGCGTGACGACCTCTGCGTGGCTCCGCAGACCGCCGTGACGGGTGAGCAGCTCGACCTCGCCGAGGACAACCCGTGGGGTGCCCAGGGCAAGGGCGAGCGGTCGTGCCAGGAGTCGGTCGGCGACGGACTCGTCGAGTTCGGCACCAGCTTCGTCGAGGGCACCGTGTCGCTCGTCGGCTTCGACGCCGCGAACGGCTGGAAGCACGACTGGTCGTTCGCCGGCGAGGCGTGGACCGGCATGCTGACCGGTCTCGGCGCCCTCGCCATCACGGTGGCCTTCCCGGTGGCGCCCGCCCTGGCGAACCTGCCCGACTCGGCCGTACCGGAATCGCTGCGCGGCCTCCGCGACAACTACAAGCAGACGATGGACGGCATGGTCGGCGGAATCGTCGGCACGCCCGAGCAGTGGGAAGAGGACCCGGTCGCCGCCGGCACCTTCGCGGTGGCGAACGTCGCCTCGTTCTTCATCCCGGGTGCGGGCCAGGTCGGAGCGGGCCTCAAGGTCGGGTCGGGCGCGGCCCGGGCGGCGACCCTCACCGGCCGGCTGGCCGAGGTGGCGGAGGACGCGTCGCACCTGCCGAAGGGCCTGTCACGGGTCGAGGACCTCGTCGCGGAGTTCGGCGAGCACGCCGGCGGCCTGTCGAAACTCGACGACCTCGACGGTCTGACCGACACGATGGCCGCCCTCGAGCGCATGACCGACGTCGAGTTCTCCGGTCTCACCGGCGCCCTGAAGGCGGGCGAGACCGTCGACTTCGGCTCGCTGTCGAAGCTCGAGGACTTCGCCGACTACGGCGACCTCGGTCGAACAGCCGAGGAGGCGCGGGCCGCGTCCGCCACGCACGCCGACGCGTCCGCCCACGCGGGTGGTGGCACCGGCTCCGACCCGGCCGCCGGTGCCGCCCGCGCCGCCGACCCCGGATCGGGCGGCACGACGCTGCTCGAACGTGGCGACGGCGGCGGGGCGTCCGATGCCGGTCGGGCCGACGGTGCCGGATCGAGCGATGCAGGTCGGGCCGACGGCCCTGGGACGAGCGACGCAGGTCGCGCGGACGGCCCTGGGACGGACGAGCCCGGTCGGGCCGACGGTCCCGTCGACGGCGCGGGTGCAACCCCTGACCGGTCAGCCGGTGGCGGCCATGACACGGACATCGGGGAGCTCGACCTGTCGGGCCCTGACCGGACGCCCACCCCGACCGAACCGACGCCGCACGCCACACCGGCCGTCGAGCACCACGTGACGGTCTCGGGCTCCGACCTGCCGACGAAGGAGAAGCCGTTCGCCCACGGTCAGGTCCTCGCCCCGGACACGGCGTACACGGTGCCTGGCCGGGGTGTGTTCTCGACCGACGCGACAGGTCGCATCGTCCACGTCGAGACCGAGTACGGCGGCAAGGGCAACCTGAACTACGACCTCATGGAGCCTGCCGCGGACACGACCTACGTCGTCGGTGGAAAGCACGTCTACGTCACCGACCATGCCAGCCGCACGGTGCTCGCCGAGTTCGACGACCTCCAGCTCGGCGATGCCGACCGGTCCGAGTCGGTGCAGAAGCGCATCGGCAAGGAGGGCGGTGTCGGGTACGAGGGAGGCCACCTCCTGGCCAACATGTTCGGCGGCGGCGGCGAGAAGATCAACATCGTGCCGATGCTCCGAGAGGTCAATCGCGGCCGGGGCCACTCCTTCGGTAACCTCGAACGCGAACTCCGGCAAGCCCTGACCGCGTCCGACGGAGGCGCCGCCGACCTCAAAGTGCTTCCGGAGTACGAGGGCACGAACACAGTCCCGACCGGTGTCCAAGTCAAGATCCAGGCTCACGGTCAACCGCTACGACAGGAGTTCTACGACAATGTCCGGTGACGACAAGGTGAAGTCGGGTCTCGAAGCAGAACGTGATGCACTGAGAGAACTGGGTTCGCAGCTCCTTGCACTGATTCCTTCGGGTTCCGACCGCATCCGCATGCAGACAAGCATGGCTCGGGGTGTGATGGCCGGCGAGACGTTGCTCTTCGCAGCCGACGGCTCCCAGGAGTCGGCTGCTCCCGCGCGACGCACGTTCGAAGCGGCTCGTCGACTGAGGCGCCTGATGTACAAGCCAGGGGCAGGCACGTGGTTCACCGCCGTCTTCACCGTGACGGCCGCCGGGAAACTCAGCGCACAGTACGACTACGACAACGAACCCGAACTAGGTCACTTCGGTGCCGAGGAATATCGTGCCGACTTCGAGGATTTTCCCCGGACTGCCGAGAACACGCCCGAGTGGCTCGCCGCGATCCTCGCGGGTGCGCCCACCCGGCACGACCTCGTCGGCCGTGACGAGGGTCCCGTCTGAGAGTCGAGACATGGACTCGCGCAACAGGGCTGGAGTCACGTGACGCAGCCGTTGATGCCAGGGCCTCCACTGTCCTCCGCCAGCCTCGACGCCGCTGTCGAGCGTCTTCCCGACGACGTCGTGGCCCTGTGGCGTGACCACGGGCTGGGCGCGACGGCTGACGGGTACCTGCGCATCGTCGACCCCACCGCGTGGCAGGACGTCCTCGCCGAGGTCGCACCTCGATTCGCGGCGGCCACGCCCCTGATGTCGTCCGCCCTCGGAGACCTGGTCGTCTGGCTCGACGGCCGAGCGCACCTCCTCGAATTCCGACGGGGCACGAGCCGGATCATCGCCAACAGGCTCTCGACGCTCCTCGTCATCCTCGGCTACGAGTCGTTCCTGGCCGACCCCGACTACTTCGACTGGAGCCCTTTCCCGGAGGCGCGGGAGCGTCTCGGGGTGCCCCGCTCCCACGAATGCTTCGGTTTCAGCCCGCTGCTCGCCCTCGGAGGCCGACGATCTGCTGCGTCCCTCGAGGTCGTCGACATGCGCGAGCACGTCCTCCTGATCTCCTCCGTCGCGGGCCCACTGCCGTGACTCACGCCAGCGGCACAGACGCCGCATGCTCGCATCCATGTGCACGTGAGGTGGGGCTGTCGGTCGCGACCGCGCAGTCGACAACGGGCGGGACCCTGATCCTCGTCGGAGGCGGCGCATCGCCCGATGCCCACCTCGAGGCATGCCTCACGACCTCGAGAGAACTGGCGGACTCAGGAGTACTCGGGCCCGTGCCGTCCGCTCACGACTCGGAGCCCCACGGCATGCCTGCCGAGAGGGACGCACTCCGCATCCTCGGCAAAGCGCTCCATGCCGTCATCCCGCGCGACCACGATCGAGTGATCGCCCGGATCAGCGTGGTCGGCGGAGTGACAGCCGGCACGATCGAGCTGCATGCCGCAAACGGCAGCTCGACCTCTCTCTCGTCCGGTCGTGGCGTCTTCCGGGCGGCCCGCGATCTCCGGAGGGTCATGAGCAAACCCGAAGCCGGGACGTGGTTCACGGGCGTGTTCACCGTCACCGCCGGGGGGAAGCTCAGTGCGAGGTACGACTACGACCACGAGTCCGAGCCCGGGTCTTTCGCCGCCGAGGCGTACCGCGCCGACTTCGACGAGTTCCCCCGCACGCCGAAGAACACCCCCGACTGGCTGGCCGCCATCCTCGCCGGTGCCCCGACCCGCCACGACCTCGTCGGCAGGGGTGGCACACATGAGCCGAAGGGAGAACCCGAGTCATGACACGACATGAGAACCCACCCGGACTCGAGCAAGGGCGCTCTGCGCCGAGAGGGGTCGGTCTGGCTCTTCATGGCGAGATCGCAGCGGGCTTCGATCGCATCGAGGCCGAGATCAGCATCGTCGGTGGTGTCTCCTCCGGAAAGAAGCGCCTCTACCGCCCGGACGGGACGGACGACTCCATCATGGGCACGAGGGACTCCACCCTCCGTGCTCGTGAACTCAGAGAGGCCATGTACAGGCCGGGGGCCGGAACATGGTTCACCGCCTGGTTCACGGTCACGGCGGAAGGGAAACTCCGCACGCGATTCGACTACGACAACGAACCCGAACTGGGCCACTTCGCCGCCGAGGCCTACCGAGCCGACTTCGACGAGTTCCCCCGCACCCCCGAGAACACCCCCGACTGGCTCGCCGCCGTCCTCGCCGGTGCCCCGACCCGCCACGACCTGGTCGGCCGAGCCGACGGTGGCGGCGGGGCCGAGCGATGAGCGAACACGACGGCGGCGGCGTGCCGACCGAACGTGATGCCCTCCGTCGGGTGGGTCTCGCCGTCCACCGCATGATGCCTCGAGGCTCCGTCCGGGCGGAGTTCGACTTCTCCGAGGTCGGAGGCGTCCGGGTGGCATCCGTGGGTTTCTTCGACGAGGCCGGCCACGAGTCGTCCACTCCCGACACGGACGAGGCGGGCGCCGCCGCCTCCGACCTCCGACGGCTCATGTACCGAGCCGACGTCGGATCGTGGTTCAGCGCCCGCTTCCGGGTCACCGCCGCCGGCAAGCTCGGCACCTCGTTCGACTTCGACCACCGCGCTCCTCACACCTGGATCGACGACCAGGCCTACCTCGACGATCTCGAGTCGTACCCACGGCCCGCCGAGGCGATCCCTGGCTGGCTCGCCGCCGTCATCGCCTCGCGATCGACCGGAGGCTCTCCGTGACCGGCCTCACGGGCTGATCGGGCCGAGACGCCTCAGAGCGGCAGCACGGCCTCGAGGGCGAGCGGGTCGCCGTCGATCGCGATGTCGTTGAGCTGCCGGCCGACGAACTCCGCGGCCTCGACCGTGTCCGACTCGATCCGGTGCCCCGTGCCTTCGACGACGAGCGCCCAGGTGACCGGCCCCCCGGAGGCGCGAGTCACCTCGAGACGGCAGCGCGTCAGTTCGCGGTCCTGTCCGAATCGCATGTCCGACAGGTCGGCGATGACCATGCACTCGAGGTCGTCGAGGAACCCGTGAAGGGTGGCGTCCCTCGCGATCTCGAGCCGCGCCTCCTCGTCGAGGTCGTCGGCGGACGAGGTGAACCGCGTGCCCTCGACGGTCCGGACGATCCACGAGACGTGGTCGCCGACGGTGACGAAGGACTGCATGCTGCTGATCCTCGGCCCGATGTCGGCGTGCGCGTACACCGGGGGCAGGTCGGTGACGCTGACCACGACGCCGTCGCGGCGACCCACCACGCGGCGGTCGGAGTCGACGACGATGCGCTGGTTGCGGGGCACCCACGGAGCCTTCGGGAACTCGTCGAAGAGCACCTCGTCGAATTCGAACACGACCCCGCTCTGCTGGCTCATCGCACCAGCCAAGCACCTACGGGCCGGTGAGCAGACCCCGAAACGGGCCGGGAGCGGGCCCGAGAAAGTGAAAAGGCCCACCCGGAGGTGAGCCTTCACGTTCGTGCGCGAGGGGGGACTTGAACCCCCACGCCCTTTCGAGCACTGGCACCTGAAGCCAGCGCGTCTGCCAATTCCGCCACTCGCGCGAACTCGTAGACTTTAGCACGCGTCGGAGGCCCGGAAGAGCAGCGGTGAGTACCTTTCACTCGTTCGGGCTAAGATCGGGCGACCAGAGACCCCGAACCTGGAGACCCATGGGACTGCTCGACAATTTCGAACGCGGGTTGGAGCGTGCCGTCAACGGTGCCTTCGCCAAGACGTTCCGTTCGGGCGTGCAACCACTCGAGATCACGAACGCGCTGCGCCGCGAGCTCGACACCAAGGCTGCCGTGGTCTCGCGCGACCGGATCCTCGTGCCCAACGAGTTGCAGGTCCGCCTGGCTCCGATCGACTACGACAAGATGTCGGCCATCGGTCCGGCCCTGATCGACGAGCTCACCCAGCTGACGCAGCGCCACGCCACCGCCCAGGGGTACCAGTTCGCCGGCCCGCTCGGCATCCGCCTACGTGAGGACGACTCGCTGAGCGTCGGCATCATGACCGTCGACTCGCGCAACCTGCGCGGCGAGGTGCAGTGGAAGCCGTTCGTCGAGATCGACGGCAAGCGCCGCGAGCTCAGCGGCGCCCGCACCATCATCGGCCGCGGCAGCGACGCCGACATCACCGTGCAAGACACGGGGACGTCCCGCCAGCACGTCGAGATCCTGTGGGACGGTTCGCGGGCCCAGGTCCGCGACCTCGGTTCGACGAACGGCTCGAAACTCAACGGCAACCCGCTGACGAAGGCCCCGCTGCAGCCCGATTCGGTGATCCAGATCGGTCGTACGCGTATCGTGTTCCGCGTGCTCCCCCAGTCATCGACGCCCGACCCCTTCGACGGGCCCGACTCGACGGGTGGCCGACGATGACCTCAGCCCTGACCCTCCTGGTGCTCCACTTCGGCTTCCTGGCCGTCCTGTGGCTGTTCGTCTTCGTGATCGTGTTCGCGCTGAGAAGCGACCTGTTCGGGCAGCGGGCGCGCAAGATGCCCGCCGACGCCACACCCGGCAAGGCGAGCTCGACCGCCACCGCGCCTCCTGCACCCGCTCCGCGCGCCGCGCCCGCCGCGCCGGTGCCGACCCCGCAGGGTGACGGCCGCGCCACGCGCCTCGTCATCACCAAGGGCGCCAAGGCGGGCCTCGAGATGCCGCTCGGCGACGGTCCGCTCACGATCGGGCGATCGCAAGAGAGCAACCTCGTGATCCGCGACGACTACACCTCGACCCACCACGCGCGCCTCATGCTCTGGAACGGCCGCTGGGTCGTCCAAGACCTCGACTCCACCAACGGCACGTTCCTCGCCGGTGATCGCGTGTCGGTCCCCACCCCCGTGCCCACGGGCGCGACCGTGACGATCGGGCAGACGAGCTTCGAGCTCCGGCGGTAGGCCCTCATGACGACGCACGCCAAGAGTGCCGCTCTGTCCAACGTGGGCAAGATCCGGTCCAACAACCAAGACAGCGGCTACGCCGGCACGCAGCTGTTCGTCGTGGCCGACGGCATGGGCGGGCACGCGGGCGGCGACGTGGCCTCGGCCATCGCGATCCGACGGATCCGCGAGACCGACCGCGTCTACACCTCGCCGGGTGACGCCGAGTTCGCATTGCAGTCGTCGCTGATCGCGGCGAACCAGCTGCTGGCCGAGACCGTCTTCGAGCACCAAGAGCTCACCGGCATGGGCACCACCGTCAGCGCCATGCTGCGCGTCGGTGACAGCATGGCGATCGCCCACATCGGCGACTCGCGCATCTACCTGTTCCGCGAGGGCGAGCTCAGCCAGATCACGGCCGACCACACCTTCGTGCAGCGCCTGGTCGACAGCGGTCGCATCACGCCCGAAGAGGCGGCGGTCCACCCGCGACGCAGCGTGCTGATGCGCGTGCTCGGCGACGTCGACGCGGCCCCCGAGATCGACACGGCCACCCTCGGCACGCAGCCCGGCGACCGCTGGCTGATCTGCTCGGACGGCCTCAGCAGCTACCTCGCCGAGGAGCGCATCAAGAAGGCGCTGGCCATGGGCCTCGACGCCGAGCAGACCGCCCGGCGCCTGGTGAAAGAGACGCTCGACCACGGCGCCCCCGACAACGTGACCGTGGTCATCGTCGACGTCGACGAGTCGGGCGACTCGGCCCTCGACGAGCCCGTCACGGTCGGGTCGGCCGCCGCGCCCCTCAGCTTCGACAGCGACGCCGGCCGCAAGCAGCTGCGCCTGCCGACGATCCTGCTGCACCCGCTCAAGGTCGCCACGACGCCGGAGGACAGCCACTTCGAGCCCGAGAGCGACGAGTACCTCGCCGAGCTCATCGCCGAAGACAAGCGTCGCCGTCGCCGTCGCCGCGTCACCTGGCTGACCGCCCTCGTCGTGGCGATCGCCGCGCTCGTCGCCGGGCTCGTGCTGACCTACCAGTGGACGCAGGACCACTACTACGTGGGCGAAGAGCGGGGCACGGTCGTCATCTACAAGGGCGTCCAGCAGAGCCTCGGGCCGATCGGCCTCTCGAGCGTCTACGAGACCACCGACGTCCAGGTCGACGACCTGCCGAACTACACGCAGACCACCGTCGAGGACACCATCAACGCCGGCTCCCTCGCGGACGCCCGGGCGATCGTCGAGAGGTTGGCCGATGCCAGCAACCCCTGACGCACCCGGCGGCGACGCGACCGAGGTCATCGGTCGCGTAGGAGGCGCGCGCAAGCCGTCCGCGAAGGCGTCGCGTCCCACGAACATGACGCAGGCGATCACGGTGCGCCTGCGCGAACCCGCACGTCTGCGCAACCTCGAACTGCTCATGCTGCTGATCGCCTGCGGCGTCGCGGCCGGAGCGATGGTTCTGGTCCAGCTCGGCGCGACCGGCGAGGTCGACCCGACCGTGCTGATCGCCGGCTCGATGGTGCTCGGCCTGGCCCTGATCTTCCACGTGGTCCTGCGCGTCGTCGCCCGCGAGGCCGACCCGTTCGTCATGCCGATCGCCGTGACCCTGAACGGCATCGGCATCGCCATGATCTACCGACTCGACCTGGCCGAGGGCCGCGAGGGCTGGGGTGCCCTGGGCATCAAGCAGATGGTCTGGACCGTCCTCGCCATGGTGATCTCCCTCGCCGTGCTGCTCGTGATCCGCAACTACCGGGTGCTCTCCCGCTACCGCTACATCGCGATGTTCGTGTCGATCGTCCTGCTGCTGCTGCCCCTGCTGCCGGGCATCGGGCGCGAGGGGCTGAACGCCCGCGTGTGGATCGACATCGGCCCGTTCTCGTTCCAGCCGGGTGAGATCGCCAAGATCACGCTGGCGATCTTCTTCGCCGGCTACCTCGTCACCGCCCGCGACAACCTCTCGCTGATGGGGCCGAAGATCCTCGGCATGCGGTTCCCGCGCCCGCGCGACCTCGGGCCGATCCTGATCGTCTGGCTCGTCGCCATGGGCGTCCTGATCTTCCAGCGCGACCTCGGCACCTCGCTGCTCTACTTCGGCCTCTTCCTGGTGATGATCTACGTCGGCACCGGCCGCGCGAGCTGGATCATCCTCGGCGTCGGGCTGTTCGTCGGCGGCGCCCTCGTCGCGAGCACCTTCCTGGGCTACGTGCAGGGCCGCTTCGCCGCCTGGCTCAACCCGTTCGCCCAGTCTGAGTACGACGCCGTCGGCGGGTCGTTCCAGCTCGTGCAGGGCCTGTTCGGCCTGGCGAACGGCGGGCTGATCGGCACCGGCCTCGGTCAGGGCCGACCCCAGACCACCCCGCTCGCCGAGAGCGACTACATCTTCGCCTCGCTCGGTGAAGAACTCGGCCTGACCGGGCTCTTCGCCATCCTGGCGCTCTACCTCCTGCTCGTCTCCCGCGGGTTCCGCATCGGCTTCGTCGGACAGGACGACTTCGGTCGCATGCTCGGGGTCGGCGTCGCCTTCGTCGTGGCCCTGCAGGTCTTCGTGGTCATGGGCGGCGTGACGAGGGTGATCCCGCTCACGGGCCTCACCGCTCCCTTCCTCGCCGCGGGCGGCTCGTCGCTCGTGGCGAACTGGATCATCGTGGCCCTGCTGCTGCGACTGTCCGACTCCGTGCGCAACCAACCGAGGCTGGTGATCGGCTGATGAACAAAGAACTCCGACGCGTGAGCTACGTGGTGCTCGCCATGTTCGTCGCGCTCTTCCTCTCGACGACCTACATCACGGCGTTCCAGGCCGACGCGCTGAACGCCGACGCCCGCAACTCGCGGGCGCTGCTCGCCAGCTACTCGGCCCAGCGCGGCCCCATCCTGGTCGGCGGCCAGGCGATCGCGCAGTCGACCCCCGTCGACGACCAGTACGAGTTCCAGCGCACGTACTCCCAGCCCGACCTCTACGCGCCCGTCACCGGCTACTACACCCTGGGCCAGGGATCCCGAGGCATCGAGGACGCCATGAACCGGTACCTCACGGGCAACGCGAACTCGCAGTTCTTCGACCAGGTCAACTCGCTGCTCACGGGTCAGGACCCCGAGGGGGCCACCGTCAACCTCACCCTCGACCCCGCGGTCCAGCAGGCCGCGTACGACGCGCTCGGCTCGAACT
This genomic interval from Frigoribacterium sp. Leaf415 contains the following:
- a CDS encoding FHA domain-containing protein FhaB/FipA; this encodes MTSALTLLVLHFGFLAVLWLFVFVIVFALRSDLFGQRARKMPADATPGKASSTATAPPAPAPRAAPAAPVPTPQGDGRATRLVITKGAKAGLEMPLGDGPLTIGRSQESNLVIRDDYTSTHHARLMLWNGRWVVQDLDSTNGTFLAGDRVSVPTPVPTGATVTIGQTSFELRR
- a CDS encoding PP2C family protein-serine/threonine phosphatase, with protein sequence MTTHAKSAALSNVGKIRSNNQDSGYAGTQLFVVADGMGGHAGGDVASAIAIRRIRETDRVYTSPGDAEFALQSSLIAANQLLAETVFEHQELTGMGTTVSAMLRVGDSMAIAHIGDSRIYLFREGELSQITADHTFVQRLVDSGRITPEEAAVHPRRSVLMRVLGDVDAAPEIDTATLGTQPGDRWLICSDGLSSYLAEERIKKALAMGLDAEQTARRLVKETLDHGAPDNVTVVIVDVDESGDSALDEPVTVGSAAAPLSFDSDAGRKQLRLPTILLHPLKVATTPEDSHFEPESDEYLAELIAEDKRRRRRRRVTWLTALVVAIAALVAGLVLTYQWTQDHYYVGEERGTVVIYKGVQQSLGPIGLSSVYETTDVQVDDLPNYTQTTVEDTINAGSLADARAIVERLADASNP
- a CDS encoding FtsW/RodA/SpoVE family cell cycle protein, yielding MTQAITVRLREPARLRNLELLMLLIACGVAAGAMVLVQLGATGEVDPTVLIAGSMVLGLALIFHVVLRVVAREADPFVMPIAVTLNGIGIAMIYRLDLAEGREGWGALGIKQMVWTVLAMVISLAVLLVIRNYRVLSRYRYIAMFVSIVLLLLPLLPGIGREGLNARVWIDIGPFSFQPGEIAKITLAIFFAGYLVTARDNLSLMGPKILGMRFPRPRDLGPILIVWLVAMGVLIFQRDLGTSLLYFGLFLVMIYVGTGRASWIILGVGLFVGGALVASTFLGYVQGRFAAWLNPFAQSEYDAVGGSFQLVQGLFGLANGGLIGTGLGQGRPQTTPLAESDYIFASLGEELGLTGLFAILALYLLLVSRGFRIGFVGQDDFGRMLGVGVAFVVALQVFVVMGGVTRVIPLTGLTAPFLAAGGSSLVANWIIVALLLRLSDSVRNQPRLVIG